DNA sequence from the Nanoarchaeota archaeon genome:
ACCATAACGTCAATATCGCTTTCAAGGCGCTCGGATCCTTTGGCATATGAGCCGTAAAGTATTATTGAAGAAGCAATATCTTCAGAAAACGGATGGATTATCCTTTTTTTGATATTTTTGAATAATTCCTCTTCTATTTTTAAAATCGGCAGAATAGCTTCTTTTACAAAAATATTTTCTTCATTTAATTGGAATAGCTTTATTTTACCTTTTTTGTTAACTATCACGACATTTTCCTTTTCTAATCTACTCACTATTCTTGAGACCGCCCCTTTATTTAGGGCCATATCTTTTGAAAGTTCTGATATATTGAACTGCCAGCCAGTATGTTTTGACAGCTTTTTCAGAACTTTTATCCGTCCTTTACTTCCAAATAGATTTTCAATAA
Encoded proteins:
- a CDS encoding nucleotidyltransferase domain-containing protein; amino-acid sequence: MQLIENLFGSKGRIKVLKKLSKHTGWQFNISELSKDMALNKGAVSRIVSRLEKENVVIVNKKGKIKLFQLNEENIFVKEAILPILKIEEELFKNIKKRIIHPFSEDIASSIILYGSYAKGSERLESDIDVMVIIKSKALEEKCRLISNKISQEFLENGTMLTIDVLDGKEFKKLYFNKEPSIVSIFGTGTVIKGKNLEELIK